In Nilaparvata lugens isolate BPH chromosome 5, ASM1435652v1, whole genome shotgun sequence, the following proteins share a genomic window:
- the LOC111044785 gene encoding ornithine decarboxylase antizyme 1: MAQFAGNTVCLFQCLVVLVWKTTRPHLITPSAWVCGLSGAPDGPHAAFLTLVSPLSESNTKGNQDKLAVGKRVEESELLAHVERGQSVKLSFALRLTERTEARWETLLHQRCLYIQVPATLISEGSKEGFVTLLEYAEETLNCTDFVICLKNDRSDKTQIVKTFMFIGFTMLHPGHPLVPQTSDASTIYMHYSII; the protein is encoded by the exons ATGGCTCAATTTGCTGGAAAT ACGGTATGTCTGTTTCAATGTCTAGTTGTGCTGGTTTGGAAAACGACAAGGCCACACCTCATTACTCCATCAGCATGGGTGTGTGGCCTCAGTGGTGCTCCTGACGGCCCTCATGCCGCCTTTTTGACGCTAGTGTCACCGTTGTCTGAGTCCAACACAAAAGGAAACCAGGATAAGCTTGCTGTAGGCAAAAGGGTTGAAGAAAGTGAGCTACTTGCACATGTTGAACGCGGCCAAAGCGTAAAACTCTCTTTTGCCTTGAGACTAACTGAGCGCACCGAAGCACGATGGGAAACACTTCTACATCAACGTTGTCTGTACATCCAAGTGCCGGCCACCCTGATTTCGGAAGGATCCAAAGAAGGATTTGTGACACTTCTGGAATATGCAGAGGAAACGCTGAATTGCACGGACTTTGTTATATGCTTGAAGAACGATCGCTCAGATAAAACTCAAATTGTGAAAACGTTCATGTTTATTGGGTTCACCATGCTTCATCCAGGTCATCCACTTGTGCCTCAAACATCTGATGCCTCTACTATTTACATGCATTATTCTATCATATAA